The following proteins are co-located in the [Pasteurella] mairii genome:
- the zwf gene encoding glucose-6-phosphate 1-dehydrogenase → MNANAENNCIVIFGASGDLTHRKLIPALFNLYKIGRLTENFSVLGVARSDMNDETFRQKMREALIKTENPAPTILEKFCSHLYYQTLNTSDAADYGKLIPRLDELHDQYNTAGNTLYYLSTPPSLYGVIPECLAAHGLNTEEFGWKRIIVEKPFGYDIKTAKALDVQIHRFFEEHQIYRIDHYLGKETVQNLLVLRFSNGLFEPLWNRNFIDYVEITGAEEIGVEERGGYYDGSGAMRDMFQNHLLQVLAMVAMEPPAIINADSMRDEVAKVLHCLHPLSEEDVKNNLVLGQYTAANIRGEAAKGYLQEKGVPPDSMTETYMALRCEIDNWRWAGVPFYVRTGKRLPTRVTEVVIHFKTTPHPVFSQNAPENKLIIRIQPDEGISMRFGLKKPGAGFEAKEVSMDFRYADLASPSILTAYDRLLLDAMKGDATLFARTDAVHACWKFVQPILDYKAARGRIYEYEAGTWGPTEADKLIAKSGRVWRKPTGAMRKKV, encoded by the coding sequence ATGAACGCAAACGCAGAAAATAATTGTATTGTCATTTTTGGTGCCTCCGGTGACTTGACTCACCGCAAATTAATTCCGGCACTATTTAATTTATATAAAATCGGTCGCTTAACCGAAAACTTTTCCGTTTTGGGTGTGGCGCGCAGCGACATGAACGACGAAACCTTTCGACAAAAGATGCGTGAGGCTTTAATCAAAACGGAAAATCCGGCTCCTACCATTTTAGAAAAATTTTGTAGCCATCTTTATTATCAAACCCTAAACACTTCTGACGCAGCGGATTATGGCAAACTGATTCCGCGCCTTGACGAATTACATGATCAATATAACACTGCCGGTAACACGCTTTATTATTTATCAACGCCACCGAGTTTATATGGCGTTATTCCCGAATGTTTAGCCGCGCATGGATTAAATACCGAAGAATTTGGTTGGAAACGTATTATTGTCGAAAAACCGTTTGGTTATGACATCAAAACTGCAAAAGCGCTGGATGTGCAAATTCACCGTTTCTTTGAAGAGCATCAAATTTATCGTATCGACCATTATTTGGGTAAAGAAACCGTACAAAACTTATTGGTATTACGTTTTTCCAACGGATTATTTGAACCGCTGTGGAACCGTAATTTTATTGATTATGTTGAAATTACCGGTGCAGAAGAAATTGGCGTTGAAGAACGTGGCGGTTATTATGATGGTTCTGGCGCGATGCGTGATATGTTCCAAAACCATTTATTACAAGTGTTAGCGATGGTTGCTATGGAGCCGCCGGCAATTATCAATGCGGATTCTATGCGTGATGAAGTAGCGAAAGTGTTGCATTGTTTGCACCCACTAAGCGAAGAAGATGTTAAAAATAACTTGGTGTTAGGGCAATATACCGCTGCCAATATCCGAGGTGAAGCTGCCAAAGGCTATTTGCAAGAAAAAGGGGTGCCGCCGGATTCCATGACGGAAACCTATATGGCATTGCGTTGTGAGATTGATAACTGGCGTTGGGCGGGTGTTCCGTTCTATGTTCGTACTGGAAAACGCTTACCAACGCGTGTCACCGAAGTGGTGATTCATTTCAAAACCACGCCACATCCAGTATTTAGCCAAAACGCGCCGGAAAATAAATTGATTATCCGCATCCAACCAGACGAGGGCATTTCAATGCGCTTTGGCTTGAAAAAACCGGGCGCCGGCTTTGAAGCAAAAGAAGTGTCAATGGACTTCCGTTATGCAGATTTGGCGTCGCCAAGCATTTTAACCGCTTACGATCGTTTGTTGCTAGATGCTATGAAAGGGGATGCCACTTTATTTGCACGTACCGACGCGGTACACGCTTGTTGGAAATTTGTACAGCCGATTTTGGATTACAAAGCCGCTCGCGGACGTATTTATGAATATGAGGCTGGAACTTGGGGACCAACGGAAGCCGATAAATTGATTGCAAAATCCGGTCGCGTTTGGCGTAAACCTACCGGCGCAATGAGAAAAAAAGTGTAA
- the pgl gene encoding 6-phosphogluconolactonase: MNYITFPTAQNVVEKIAQEFVLYSQINRPVHISLSGGSTPKLLFKTLAQAPYKSQVRWQNLHFWWGDDRMVVPTAPESNYGEVQKLLFDHIKIPTENIHRIRGEEPVEQELKRFKQELSAVVPEQVFDWIILGMGTDGHTASLFPHQTDFNDPNLAVIAKHPETGQIRISKTAKLIEQAKRITYLVTGASKAEILKEIQTALPEDLPYPAAKIQAKNGVTEWYLDKEAAALL, translated from the coding sequence ATGAATTATATTACATTCCCAACCGCGCAAAATGTGGTGGAAAAAATTGCACAAGAATTTGTGCTTTATAGCCAAATTAACCGCCCGGTGCATATTTCTTTATCCGGTGGTTCAACGCCAAAATTGTTATTCAAAACCCTTGCCCAAGCGCCTTACAAAAGCCAAGTGCGGTGGCAAAATTTGCATTTTTGGTGGGGCGATGATCGCATGGTGGTGCCAACAGCTCCGGAAAGCAATTATGGTGAAGTGCAAAAATTATTGTTCGATCATATTAAAATCCCAACGGAAAATATTCATCGTATTCGTGGCGAAGAACCCGTTGAGCAGGAATTAAAACGTTTTAAACAAGAGCTAAGTGCGGTCGTTCCTGAGCAAGTTTTTGATTGGATTATTTTAGGCATGGGAACCGACGGTCATACAGCATCCCTTTTCCCGCACCAAACGGATTTCAACGATCCGAATTTAGCGGTGATCGCCAAACATCCCGAAACGGGGCAAATCCGCATTTCAAAAACTGCGAAACTCATTGAACAAGCAAAACGTATTACTTATTTAGTGACCGGTGCCAGCAAAGCGGAAATTTTAAAAGAAATTCAGACCGCACTTCCAGAAGATTTGCCTTATCCTGCGGCAAAAATTCAAGCGAAAAATGGCGTAACGGAGTGGTATTTGGATAAAGAGGCAGCGGCATTACTCTAA
- a CDS encoding Predicted membrane protein, protein MLIIAYILIILVALEHFYIMYLEIFALDSPKARQIFNLDEQTATNPKIQLLFANQGLYNGFLAAGIIFSLCIQQSAVTFFFLICVIVAAVYGALSSKNKGILIKQGMPAVLALGGSLFA, encoded by the coding sequence ATGTTAATTATTGCCTATATTTTAATAATTCTTGTTGCCCTTGAGCATTTCTATATTATGTATTTAGAAATATTTGCTTTAGACAGCCCAAAGGCGAGACAAATTTTTAATTTAGATGAACAAACCGCAACCAATCCGAAAATTCAGTTGTTGTTTGCCAATCAAGGTTTATACAATGGTTTTTTAGCGGCAGGGATTATTTTTTCCCTTTGCATTCAACAAAGTGCGGTCACTTTTTTCTTTTTAATTTGCGTGATTGTGGCGGCGGTTTATGGGGCATTGAGTTCGAAGAATAAAGGCATTTTGATTAAGCAGGGAATGCCGGCGGTGTTGGCGTTGGGGGGCAGTTTATTCGCATAA
- the gnd gene encoding 6-phosphogluconate dehydrogenase, which yields MSVKGDIGVIGLAVMGQNLILNMNDNGFKVVAYNRTTSKVDEFLEGAAKGTNIIGAYSLEDLAAKLEKPRKVMLMVRAGEVVDQFIDALLPHLEEGDIIIDGGNSNYPDTNRRVKALAEKGIRFIGSGVSGGEEGARHGPSIMPGGNSEAWQYVKPIFQAISAKTDKGEPCCDWVGKEGAGHFVKMVHNGIEYGDMQLICEAYQFLKDGLGLSYDEMQQIFAEWKNTELDSYLIDITTDILGYKDTDGTPLVEKILDTAGQKGTGKWTGINALDSGIPLTLITESVFARCVSSFKDQRVAASKLFNKTIGNVEGDKKVWIEAVRKALLASKIISYAQGFMLIREASENFGWDINYGATALLWREGCIIRSRFLGNIRDAYEANPDLVFLGSDAYFKGILENALSDWRKVVAKSIEVGIPMPCMASAITFLDGYTSERLPANLLQAQRDYFGAHTYERTDKPRGDFFHTNWTGRGGNTASTTYDV from the coding sequence ATGTCAGTAAAAGGCGATATCGGCGTTATCGGTTTAGCGGTAATGGGTCAGAACCTTATTTTAAATATGAACGATAATGGCTTTAAAGTCGTGGCGTATAACCGTACTACTTCAAAAGTGGACGAATTTTTAGAAGGGGCGGCGAAAGGCACCAATATTATCGGGGCGTATTCGTTAGAAGATTTAGCGGCGAAGTTAGAAAAACCACGCAAAGTGATGTTAATGGTGCGTGCAGGTGAGGTCGTGGATCAATTTATTGACGCTTTACTACCGCACTTAGAAGAGGGCGACATCATCATTGATGGCGGTAACTCAAACTACCCAGACACCAACCGTCGTGTGAAAGCATTAGCAGAAAAAGGCATTCGCTTTATCGGTTCAGGCGTGTCGGGCGGTGAAGAAGGGGCGCGTCACGGACCTTCGATTATGCCGGGTGGTAACAGCGAGGCGTGGCAATATGTGAAGCCGATTTTTCAAGCGATTTCAGCGAAAACCGACAAAGGCGAACCTTGCTGCGACTGGGTGGGCAAAGAGGGTGCCGGCCACTTTGTGAAAATGGTTCATAATGGTATTGAATATGGCGATATGCAGTTAATCTGTGAAGCCTACCAATTCTTAAAAGATGGCTTAGGCTTAAGCTATGACGAAATGCAGCAGATCTTTGCAGAATGGAAAAACACCGAATTAGATAGCTATTTAATCGACATTACGACCGATATTTTAGGTTACAAAGATACAGACGGTACACCGCTTGTGGAAAAAATCCTTGATACCGCAGGTCAAAAAGGCACGGGTAAATGGACAGGGATCAACGCATTAGATTCCGGTATTCCATTAACCTTAATCACCGAGTCGGTCTTCGCCCGTTGCGTTTCTTCATTCAAAGATCAACGTGTTGCCGCCTCTAAACTGTTCAACAAAACCATTGGCAACGTGGAAGGCGACAAAAAAGTCTGGATTGAAGCAGTGCGCAAAGCGTTATTGGCGTCAAAAATCATCTCTTACGCACAAGGCTTTATGCTCATTCGTGAAGCGTCTGAAAATTTCGGTTGGGATATCAACTACGGTGCAACCGCATTATTATGGCGTGAGGGTTGTATCATTCGCAGCCGTTTCTTAGGCAATATTCGTGATGCGTACGAAGCAAACCCTGACTTGGTGTTCTTAGGTTCAGATGCGTACTTCAAAGGCATTTTAGAAAATGCGTTAAGCGACTGGCGTAAAGTGGTGGCGAAATCCATTGAAGTGGGTATCCCAATGCCTTGTATGGCGTCTGCGATCACGTTCTTAGATGGTTACACGTCAGAGCGTTTGCCAGCAAATTTACTCCAAGCACAACGTGACTACTTCGGTGCTCACACTTACGAGCGCACCGACAAACCACGTGGAGACTTCTTCCACACTAACTGGACAGGGCGTGGTGGGAATACTGCTTCAACGACTTATGATGTGTAA
- a CDS encoding Transposase and inactivated derivatives has translation MNEKPLHALAAEFAKTLKTPEDLNQFSRMLKKITVEATLNSELTDHLGYEKHQLRKGKNAQNGYTSKTVICDEGEIEIDTPRDRDGAFEPHLIKTNLHYGDG, from the coding sequence ATGAACGAAAAACCACTCCACGCGTTGGCAGCGGAATTTGCCAAAACCCTCAAAACACCAGAAGACCTTAATCAGTTTTCACGAATGCTTAAAAAAATCACGGTTGAAGCCACTCTAAATAGCGAACTCACTGACCATCTTGGCTATGAAAAGCATCAGCTCCGAAAAGGCAAAAATGCCCAGAATGGCTACACGTCCAAAACCGTGATTTGTGATGAAGGTGAGATAGAAATCGATACCCCTCGCGACCGTGATGGCGCCTTTGAACCGCACCTTATCAAGACAAACCTGCATTACGGGGATGGATGA
- a CDS encoding Transposase and inactivated derivatives: protein MAPLNRTLSRQTCITGMDEQIIALYAKGLSNQEIVDMFKELYDADVSTSLITQRVSNR, encoded by the coding sequence ATGGCGCCTTTGAACCGCACCTTATCAAGACAAACCTGCATTACGGGGATGGATGAGCAGATTATTGCCTTATATGCTAAAGGGTTAAGTAATCAAGAAATCGTTGATATGTTCAAAGAACTCTATGATGCTGATGTGTCTACCAGCCTCATAACGCAACGTGTTTCCAACAGATGA
- a CDS encoding Virulence-associated protein and related proteins has product MYSKHYIFLFKSFLFPKNILRNRLLYKQIKPMPQYITFRPSGDRKMERIASLFKNGRSQAVRLPVDFEFNAQQIYIRKEANGDFGNALIIDNANDLCIHIIPYYLTCWCNFANCWDRFTEEYFFPDFFFFVLDST; this is encoded by the coding sequence ATGTACTCAAAACACTATATATTTCTCTTTAAATCCTTTCTTTTCCCAAAAAATATATTAAGAAACCGCTTGCTTTATAAACAAATAAAGCCTATGCCACAGTATATTACATTTAGACCAAGTGGAGACAGAAAAATGGAACGAATTGCAAGCCTGTTCAAAAATGGTCGAAGCCAAGCAGTTAGATTACCTGTTGATTTTGAATTTAATGCGCAGCAAATTTATATCCGCAAAGAAGCAAATGGTGATTTCGGCAACGCATTGATAATCGACAATGCTAACGACCTTTGTATACACATCATACCATATTATTTGACTTGTTGGTGTAACTTTGCAAATTGTTGGGACAGATTCACAGAAGAATATTTTTTCCCCGATTTCTTTTTCTTTGTACTGGACTCCACGTAG
- the topB1_1 gene encoding DNA topoisomerase III, which translates to MVLPEAQLLEVPQVINSLLKSDTTLQPLRPHLNLSQKSRAWNDKKITAHHGIIPTTQPVDITKMDKDEFKVYDLIRRRYLAQFLPQFEVDKTQIRLSCGTHQLVAKGQVTVVTGWKMLFRHAKEEQGDKQGLPVLNIGQNLAVVNTEVESLKTTPPQHYTEGTLLTAMVNVARFVTDERLKKQLRETEGLGTEATRASIMKTLYDRGYIQKKGKSVISTSAGKMLITNLPTALKDPGLTALWEQALNQIAEKQMSLQDFMQKQEQFVRYLIQTCGRQDIKMGNVEIKKCPECGKPLRKRTGKNGDFWGCMGYPQCNYVESSTKKKKSGKKYSSVNLSQQFAKLHQQVK; encoded by the coding sequence ATGGTTTTGCCCGAAGCACAGTTACTAGAAGTGCCACAGGTGATTAATAGCTTGTTGAAATCCGATACTACTTTACAACCTTTGCGACCACATCTTAATTTGAGTCAAAAATCTCGTGCATGGAACGATAAAAAAATCACAGCACACCACGGAATTATTCCTACAACACAACCTGTTGACATTACCAAAATGGATAAAGATGAGTTTAAGGTGTACGACCTGATTCGTCGGCGTTATCTTGCGCAATTTTTACCACAATTTGAGGTTGATAAGACCCAGATTCGCTTATCTTGTGGCACACATCAACTGGTAGCAAAAGGTCAAGTAACCGTAGTTACGGGGTGGAAAATGTTATTTCGTCACGCCAAGGAGGAGCAAGGGGATAAACAAGGTTTGCCCGTACTCAATATTGGACAAAACTTAGCCGTGGTAAATACAGAGGTTGAATCACTTAAAACCACGCCACCGCAACACTATACGGAAGGTACCTTATTAACTGCAATGGTCAATGTCGCTCGTTTTGTAACAGATGAACGTCTGAAAAAACAATTACGCGAAACAGAGGGACTTGGCACGGAAGCAACGCGAGCGAGTATTATGAAAACCCTTTATGACCGAGGCTATATTCAGAAAAAAGGTAAATCAGTAATATCCACCTCTGCTGGCAAAATGCTGATTACGAATTTGCCAACGGCATTAAAAGATCCTGGGTTGACAGCATTATGGGAACAAGCATTAAACCAAATTGCGGAAAAGCAAATGAGCTTGCAGGACTTTATGCAAAAACAAGAACAGTTCGTGCGCTATTTAATTCAAACCTGTGGGCGACAAGACATAAAAATGGGTAATGTAGAGATTAAAAAATGCCCTGAATGTGGTAAGCCTTTAAGAAAGCGAACAGGGAAAAATGGGGACTTTTGGGGGTGTATGGGGTATCCTCAATGCAACTACGTGGAGTCCAGTACAAAGAAAAAGAAATCGGGGAAAAAATATTCTTCTGTGAATCTGTCCCAACAATTTGCAAAGTTACACCAACAAGTCAAATAA